In Lagopus muta isolate bLagMut1 chromosome 6, bLagMut1 primary, whole genome shotgun sequence, one DNA window encodes the following:
- the LOC125694316 gene encoding prolactin-releasing peptide receptor-like isoform X2 has product MGNSAFPCTFSQNRSAPSSAAARSSVAVLRTASTHSKKDQVLQATTVFVSVLSLTAIAIDRYIVVAYPIRRRTSCKSCVCIMACIWLLSILASVPTSLHTQYLDLNTIGHDMIICEEFWKHKERERLLYSCLMLLLSYMLPLLAVSVSFCAISHHLQKRNIPGAAYPCQDKWSKMKQKTFRVLTVSVVCFAVCWLPLQVVNFIRDIDEEFTILDKRYVNVIQVSCHLIAMSSACYNPFIYASLHDKFRFHLSSYFYRKKKSSSTVSYKISRFNICSTLADTPAGVPDKTALQTRFS; this is encoded by the exons ATGGGTAATTCTGCTTTTCCCTGCACTTTCAGCCAGAACAGATCTGCAcccagttctgctgctgccaggagctcTGTGGCTGTTCTGAGGACAGCTTCCACACACTCTAAGAAGGACCAAGTGCTGCAG GCCACCACCGTGTTTGTCTCGGTGCTGTCCCTTACCGCCATCGCCATTGACCGCTACATCGTCGTGGCCTACCCCATCCGCCGAAGGACAAGCTGCAAGTCCTGTGTCTGCATCATGGCCTGCATCTGGCTTCTCTCCATCCTGGCCTCAGTTCCCACCTCGCTGCACACGCAATACTTGGATCTCAACACCATTGGCCATGACATGATCATCTGCGAGGAGTTTTGGAAGCACAAGGAGAGGGAGCGGCTGCTTTACTCATGTCTGATGCTCCTCTTGTCCTACATGCTCCCGCTGCTGGCAGTATCGGTCTCCTTCTGTGCCATCTCCCACCACCTGCAGAAGAGGAACATCCCAGGAGCTGCCTACCCGTGCCAAGACAAGTGGagcaaaatgaagcagaagacCTTCCGGGTGCTCACCGTCTCTGtagtttgctttgctgtctgctggcTGCCCCTCCAGGTCGTCAACTTTATCAGAGACATTGACGAAGAGTTCACCATCCTGGACAAGAGATATGTGAACGTCATCCAGGTCTCATGCCACCTGATTGCCATGAGCTCTGCCTGCTACAACCCCTTCATCTACGCCTCTCTCCATGACAAGTTCCGCTTCCACCTCAGCAGTTACTTCTACCGCAAGAAGAAGAGCTCCAGCACTGTGTCCTACAAGATTTCTCGGTTCAACATCTGCTCCACCTTGGCAGACACCCCAGCTGGAGTCCCGGATAAGACAGCTTTGCAAACCAGATTCTCTTAG
- the LOC125694316 gene encoding prolactin-releasing peptide receptor-like isoform X1, with protein sequence MALSNDSWQNTSAPLFTGLDLLLELKPLFIPLYATLVAVACLGNLFLILLITLTKKLHCTTNFLIGNLAAADFVMCLACVPLTVSYAFEVRGWLFGMFMCYFVTLMQATTVFVSVLSLTAIAIDRYIVVAYPIRRRTSCKSCVCIMACIWLLSILASVPTSLHTQYLDLNTIGHDMIICEEFWKHKERERLLYSCLMLLLSYMLPLLAVSVSFCAISHHLQKRNIPGAAYPCQDKWSKMKQKTFRVLTVSVVCFAVCWLPLQVVNFIRDIDEEFTILDKRYVNVIQVSCHLIAMSSACYNPFIYASLHDKFRFHLSSYFYRKKKSSSTVSYKISRFNICSTLADTPAGVPDKTALQTRFS encoded by the coding sequence ATGGCACTCTCCAATGACTCCTGGCAGAACACCTCAGCCCCTCTCTTCACAGGTCTCGACCTCTTGCTGGAGCTTAAGCCGCTCTTCATCCCTCTCTACGCCACCCTGGTGGCTGTGGCGTGTTTGGGGAACCTCTTCCTCATTCTCCTCATCACTCTCACCAAAAAGCTGCACTGCACCACCAATTTCCTCATTGGCAACCTGGCAGCGGCTGACTTTGTCATGTGCCTGGCCTGTGTCCCTCTGACTGTCTCCTATGCCTTCGAGGTGCGGGGTTGGCTTTTTGGGATGTTCATGTGCTACTTTGTCACCCTGATGCAGGCCACCACCGTGTTTGTCTCGGTGCTGTCCCTTACCGCCATCGCCATTGACCGCTACATCGTCGTGGCCTACCCCATCCGCCGAAGGACAAGCTGCAAGTCCTGTGTCTGCATCATGGCCTGCATCTGGCTTCTCTCCATCCTGGCCTCAGTTCCCACCTCGCTGCACACGCAATACTTGGATCTCAACACCATTGGCCATGACATGATCATCTGCGAGGAGTTTTGGAAGCACAAGGAGAGGGAGCGGCTGCTTTACTCATGTCTGATGCTCCTCTTGTCCTACATGCTCCCGCTGCTGGCAGTATCGGTCTCCTTCTGTGCCATCTCCCACCACCTGCAGAAGAGGAACATCCCAGGAGCTGCCTACCCGTGCCAAGACAAGTGGagcaaaatgaagcagaagacCTTCCGGGTGCTCACCGTCTCTGtagtttgctttgctgtctgctggcTGCCCCTCCAGGTCGTCAACTTTATCAGAGACATTGACGAAGAGTTCACCATCCTGGACAAGAGATATGTGAACGTCATCCAGGTCTCATGCCACCTGATTGCCATGAGCTCTGCCTGCTACAACCCCTTCATCTACGCCTCTCTCCATGACAAGTTCCGCTTCCACCTCAGCAGTTACTTCTACCGCAAGAAGAAGAGCTCCAGCACTGTGTCCTACAAGATTTCTCGGTTCAACATCTGCTCCACCTTGGCAGACACCCCAGCTGGAGTCCCGGATAAGACAGCTTTGCAAACCAGATTCTCTTAG